In Edaphobacter aggregans, the sequence TCCGGGACAGCCATTTTTTTACCTCGCAAATGAAACCGGCCCGCATCAAAGAACGTCTTACAATGCACCATGACCAAGGCGCAGCTTCAAGATCACCTCCACTCGCTGGAAGAACGTCTTCTGCACCCCGACCGTGAGCCTGACCGTCGCGCTCTCAGCAACCTGCTCGCCGAAGACTTCCAGGAATTCTGCACCTCAGGCCGCATCTTCAACCTGCAGCAGCTCACCAGCGCGCTCCAAAACAGCAGCCCTCGCGCCGCCACCATGAGCTACTTCTACGTCACCCCGCTAGCCGATGACGTCGCCCTCGCCACCTACCACATCACCACCGCAAACTCTACCTCCCACCACTCCTCTATCTGGGTCCAGCGCAACAATCGCTGGCAGCTCCTCTTCCATCAGGGAACCATCGCCGCCTAAGAATCCTCCCAATCCTCCCACTCACGCTCCTTATCCCTCGGCCCCCGCTCAAGCCGATCACCCGCATCGTCCTGCTCTTCCCACCTACGCCGCTGTTCCTGCTCTTCTCGTTCCTCGCGCCCATCGCTCATACATCCTCCTCGCCCCCACGGAAGATATTAACTCAACTCCTCCCCGGACTTAAAGACCCGAAAGATACGGAAAAAA encodes:
- a CDS encoding DUF4440 domain-containing protein, which encodes MTKAQLQDHLHSLEERLLHPDREPDRRALSNLLAEDFQEFCTSGRIFNLQQLTSALQNSSPRAATMSYFYVTPLADDVALATYHITTANSTSHHSSIWVQRNNRWQLLFHQGTIAA